The Micropterus dolomieu isolate WLL.071019.BEF.003 ecotype Adirondacks linkage group LG20, ASM2129224v1, whole genome shotgun sequence genome has a segment encoding these proteins:
- the LOC123959430 gene encoding uncharacterized protein LOC123959430, translating into MEEEVQQLRELVLLVLQLRQTMHDFFRSRRSSSGSSGRASPIPSAVAGGAPSEGLAAVAPERLVVLPRDRKCPIFTGRTGVGIVEWLEEVQMCARARYLSAPDQALFMVDHSGGEAREEIKFRSSTERRDPDRICAILKELYGCNQSYVTLQQAFFPRHQLEGETLQEFSLALLALMAQVKQHAPDGMPSSEVLLRDQFVEHVMDSSLRRELKQLVRGQPTATLLELRSEAIRWEREGLPGGVRGRSFSLSSAHGFQFGVHGCTQPPSSVSLSGPDLSELKDLLKRQQQQLDQLTQTVSSLQASRPHGTTPRNLHLLCRRCQQPGHFAREGSFLP; encoded by the coding sequence ATGGAGGAAGAGGTGCAGCAGTTAAGGGAGCTAGTGTTACTAGTGTTACAACTAAGGCAGACAATGCACGACTTCTTCAGGAGCAGGCGGAGTTCATCGGGGAGCTCTGGTAGGGCCTCCCCCATTCCTTCGGCTGTGGCTGGTGGTGCCCCTTCAGAAGGTTTAGCAGCTGTTGCCCCAGAACGGTTGGTCGTCCTTCCTCGAGATCGTAAGTGCCCTATATTCACTGGCAGAACAGGGGTAGGTATTGTTGAGTGGCTAGAGGAGGTGCAGATGTGTGCACGTGCTCGTTATCTTTCTGCCCCAGATCAGGCTCTGTTCATGGTTGACCATTCTGGGGGAGAAGCAAGGGAGGAGATTAAGTTTCGCTCCAGCACTGAACGGAGAGATCCAGACAGGATTTGTGCCATTTTAAAGGAGCTTTATGGCTGTAATCAGTCATATGTTACTTTACAGCAGGCTTTTTTTCCCCGTCACCAGCTTGAAGGGGAAACATTGCAGGAATTCTCCCTAGCCCTACTGGCCTTAATGGCACAAGTTAAACAGCACGCCCCTGATGGGATGCCCAGTTCAGAGGTTCTCCTTAGAGACCAATTTGTTGAGCATGTTATGGATAGTTCCCTTCGTCGGGAGCTTAAACAGCTGGTGCGTGGCCAACCCACTGCCACTCTTTTGGAGTTGCGCAGTGAGGCTATCAGGTGGGAAAGAGAGGGCCTTCCAGGGGGTGTTAGGGGACGTAGTTTTTCGCTGTCGTCCGCTCATGGGTTCCAGTTTGGGGTACACGGTTGTACTCAACCCCCATCTAGTGTAAGTTTATCAGGTCCAGATCTCAGTGAGTTGAAGGACCTTTTGAAGCGCCAGCAACAGCAGCTAGATCAACTGACCCAGACCGTGTCCTCGTTACAGGCGTCTCGCCCCCATGGCACGACTCCTCGCAACCTACACCTCCTTTGCAGAAGGTGCCAGCAGCCTGGCCATTTTGCGCGAGAGGGTTCCTTTCTCCCATAG